GCGGGCCAGCTCGTAAAGCTCGCGCCGCGTATAATTCCATAATGATCCCCCCGCTCGCGGTCGCGCTTGGCACGCGTGGCTACGGAATAATTAAAATGCCTCTCCCGCCGCAGGTTCAGGCTCTTAAACACgcgaaagctctcgcgcggtATTTTCCGCCTTAATGTGCAGCCGCGTCTAGTGTCTCTCTCGTCATAAACGCGTGAGCTTTTTTTGCATGAAAAATCACAAGCCTCACTTTCTTGCCCTCGGCAAAGCTGTAAGCGGCTTTTCAGCCTGTGTATGCGTGGGTCTATCTTTCTCCCTTTCTGATCCCGTCCGCGAATCATCctggtttttacattttccgACTGCAGCTTGTCTGTCTATCTCTATGTTCGGCTTTCTGCTGGCATTGTTCTCATTGGCCAAGTGCGCACTTTGAGTTGCGGACTTGCTACGGGGGTATGTACAGGTAACATGAGCTTTCTACCTTCTCTACGCGTGTTGGTGGCCTTTTGTGCGTCCCCCGCTATACGCGTTATTATGggtcgtttctctctctctctctctctctctctctcttaaggATTCTGAGCAATAACTATAGCGATGCCAAAATTATGTCTGATTTGATGTGTTTCGCCGAAAACTAGCACGTTGCAAGTTACACGACTAATCCATGAATTTTGAGTCGCTCGTTTATCAAAATGAAACAGCTTATGGCCTGACTTATTTTACCATGCCTTATGCTTGGAGAAATTTCGAAAAGAGGTGCCTCAGAGTATATCTTGCACAATCCATTTTTATTAGAGTAAATTACAGTCAAATCAATTTCGTAAACATCCATCAAAACAAACTGAATTAGTTCTTCGATTTTAAATAATCCTCATCCCTTTTTAAAATCATCATTATTAACACAGAGTAGTTTTTAGTCAtcgtaagaaaaaaaaaatgtacaatgaAACTTATTGCtagaaaatttataacatttttcagAAGTATTAaactattcaaattttaatgcgGTACAAAATATTTGGATTTCGTTTAACCAGGTAATCGCTATTTACCTATCAAATACTGTATTGATCCACAATACAAATcgcttaaataaaaaatattttaataaaacttgatatctttaaaagattttctctagattatttaaatataaatatatgcaatgttagaaataatttttctaatgaACTACAATAATCACCTTTTTATCCACATCGTTAAATGTCAATCAGTTCAAAAGCTCCTTGAGACTGCCTACTACCTTGCTTATTGTTCGCCACTCAGCTTCTTCCCTTGTTTTACCAATACTCATCTCTATAACATCTGGAACTATATTCAATTGAATAATCAACATAAACGTTGCAGGATCAGCAGTTTGCAACAGCATATGATGAAAATCTATTTTGGCTGTGTCCATGACATTTTGAAACATTTGCTTCAGTTTAGTGATTTTTTGGCTACTGCAGTTCAATTGACATTCTTGAATTAAATCACTCATTTCTTGCAAGTTTGACAGAAGAATGGTGAAGGTGACAGAAGAACTGCTAAGGTTCTTAAACAACTCCTTGCgtttattttccattttcaATTGATAATTGATTTTTAGTTTCGATGCTTGATCAATTGCATTTACTTGAGAAAAGTCTATAGTGTTTGCGTTATCGTCCATGACCATTCTTTTAATTCGCTTGTTGCCATTGTCCGGGGGTGAGCTAGCAAGACTGAAAGTATCTTTAAGCTGATCTATCATCTTCCTAGCAGCAATTTGTTTGGATTGTCTTTTTGTCCTAGCAGTGCCATCTTGTTGAAACTTAGACACCGTGCACAGAGTTGAATAGACTGGAGCATGAGGGGGACCTGTTCTCTCTAATTCCTTATAAATAGGTTCTTCTAACTGAAGCTTATTACAAAGTTTCTATAAATTGAACACAGATTTAATGCAAAATATTGTGAAATTCGATTTCATTTATGTTAATTACTGTTAATTTACCATTAATTCTTGAATTGAGTTATCTCGTGCAGATGCAGCTGCAGCTGGTTTCATCACAATATTGCGTTGACCCATTTTTTCAATCATGTTTTGGGCAGCATTCTGTTTGGCATCCTTTTTAGATTTGCCTGAACCATAGGCTGTAAGACCATTGCATGAAACTTTGAACGTGAATATTGGTGGAACAGTCAAGAGTTCGCTGGGACACAGTTCGTAGATAGGCGCTGACCCAATCTTTGCCTCCATCTCCTGTAGTATGGTCACAGGATTTTTTTCCACGGCCATTGTGACAGTATTTAATCGCAATCTATATCCAAAAATACCTGAAAATACAACACAAATATTTTCaagatattgatttttatcatTATACTAATAAGCAAGCTTTTTTTGCTTCTGAAATCAGTCTACTATTTAATGGTCTGAATTATACAATTTAATGAACAATTTCGTTAATTTAATTGACAGAAGTATTTGAACACTCTCATAAAAGAGAATCAACTGACAACTGTTTGAGAATAAAAATCCTATATAAGTAAGGGCTATTCCTCGCTATTcctttttacgtgtgataCCCCCAACGGTTTTAAAGTAAACGAGATGATCAGAGATGAATTGTCGGTGTTGCTCCCTTTAATTAAGCAAGTAAATTACGTGCaatgtacatacatatttcAAACGTCCAAAACGAGTTATAAATCGTCATATAAGCACCTTCTTCGCCTGCATTGCAAGAGAACGCAAAGAGCATGCAGCGAGCATCGAAGATAATTCCGATTTCAGTTCCGAGAAACGACAACAAACAACGCTCTGAGCACGCTTTGTTCGGTGAACTCCACACAGCGACGCTACGGCGCCGTGTCGAGAGCAACATCAACCGTGAGTCTCGTTAACAATTACGTAACCATCTTagtgtatgtacatacatacgcaTTAATCACAAGGGACAGAAGGGCCTGGCGTTTATGATTTTTCCAAAGTCCAAATTATATACTTACTTATGCCTTCTCTCGTGAGCATTTAGACCCACAGATTTGATAGCCAATAACGCAGCAGCAGAAGTAGAAAACATACTTACCCTGATGACTGATAAACACTAGGAAGCTAAGCacccggtctctctctctcgcgatggCACTCGGTCAGCGTCGCACGTGGAATTAACAGTCTCACTCTGACAAGTctttgttttcctttctttctGCTCGTATGTATGTACGAGTGTCGCGCTCGCAAGATTTTGACGAATCACCGCCCGGCGCCCGAGAAGCCctactatatctatatataggtACTTATAGCTTCGTGCTGCTGTACAGGAGCTGACGCGAAAAATGTTTGAACGAACACGATACACGTCTGTAGGGCtatgtaatatatatatatatataaataaaaacaaaagcaGACTATACTTGTGTAGATGattgtatatataggtatacttaTGCCTATACAATATGGGGGAGTGTTGTACAACGAGCGAATTCGAAATTTGTGTGCTGTGATTTCATTTACGTTTTTCAATAAGCTTACAGCTTATATGTTAATTAAGTTATTACGGAGTGATGTGTggaggaaaaaatgaaattattcTATTGATGCAAATATTAAAACTGAACTTTACATACAGTTACTTTATAATTTGAACTGTTTTGAAATCTGAAACACGACTggagattttaaaaaatgttcaaacaattaatcaaaacattttttccaaaaaatgtTACTTTTCTAGAAATaccataaatatttaaaaaaactcgaagtttaaaaataaaattactgaattattgttaaacattcttttatttctgcagtatttataaacattttttttaacttcgatttaaaaaaaaatatttttgacattGACAATTGTTCCTCGCATTGTACAAAAGTAAGAATATAATACACTTtgagaaattattttattgccGGTTTAACATTTTTGATTGCAATACATTCATCTTGCTAAAATTGCTTTTCTAAAATCGGCTCACAAAAactgattgaaaattaaaaaaacaaaaaaaaacacgtgaAAAACTGGATACGCAGCGtacttattttataattgttaaTTCGCCATTataagcaaataatttatgCTATACATAAAACATAAGATACGCAAGATTACGACTTTTTTACACGCTAGAACTGCATTTGTCTAGTATTGAACTTGAAAAAATATAGCGACAACAAAAcatcaataattatttgttaacaaatagaaaataatcATGAAACACGCGATTGGAAACTTTTCACACTCTAtataatttaaagtaaaaattatttaggaAAATATTACTCTCcgatacaattttatttatacattcatcaattttttcatagtaCCTCAGTGATGTTACAATTATGTTGCTACATAGATAGTTAAAGTGCACACAAGCAATCGCTATTTTTTATACACGGAaggtatttcttttttttatggatagcttattattaagtttaaaaataaccaTTTCCATGCAAAATATCAGGATGCTTAGAATCCAACTTCCTATTAAAATACCAACGGGAATGGAAAACCTTTCAATTTCAAAACTATCCTCTGAATATTGCTGATTCGCGGCGTTGTATCTTAGGTTATGTACTGATTCCCGATCCTGCATTAATTTAATGAAGCCACCTGCgctcagattttaaaaaattgagtGAAAAGTGTAGGTAAATGGTCTTCTGCAAAAATGAAACCACTGGATCTGTCTGCCAAAGTATCTTTTGAAATTTGTatgattttattatgaaaagaAAAGTACGATTCATATGTGTCTGAGCATACGCAGGCTATACGTTCACCCTTAAAATAAATCAACTAAAAACGAACTCTATAACTATACACgctatcaaaataattttgccaGCTGAGTTACGAGGTATTGTTAAAACTGGATTGTTTGCGAATATTCGCAAATATTCTGGAAAAGCTATAGATGTTGAAATTTCAAGAATAAGTTTTAAAGTTATGATACAAATGAAAGaagttgtaaataaaaatataaaaaaacgtGAATTGAAAACTGTTGCTAATTTGTCGGTGAATCTAATTGTAAGTGGTACCTTCAGAGTTACGATTTTCAGAGAGCTTTCCATGCTTGAATGCGTTTGCAATCGCCAGTAATTGCGAATGAAGTAGCCAAATATTAAGCTATCAACTCTGCCAGTGATTATATCTTGTAACCAGCCGTGTAGTTGACCGTCATTCAGAATCTTTTACAGTAAGCGTGGCGTTTATATATGTTTCAAAGCCGTGGACGTGATCCGAAATTCTACTACATCGAATCGTTCACAACCAACGTTTGCTTTATCATAACGATACAGCGGCGGGAAGTCGTGAACTTTTAAATTGTAGCTATGCAACTGCTTCACCTTGTcgtaaaatagatttttgCTGCATACATTTTCGtctaaacaaaatttaaaattgatacCTGAGAATTTTTGTAAACGAACATTTCTATGCGCGCTAATGAAATCCTCTTACCCTCTTCAAATAGCTCAAAAGCACGTTCTGTAAAGAGTTGAAATAAGGTCCAAGGACTGCCTATAGGTTTGGATTGTTGTGCTTCCCTCCATGGTTTTGAATCCTTGCTTGCAAAATGATTAAAAGTAGAATCGATACATAAATATACAACATTGCGCTTGCCATTTGACAACTGTTTCGTGAATTCTCATTGACGATAAAATAACGAGCTTGATGGTTCCACCAAATTGAATCCCTCAATTTGTTTAATATACTTGAAAGTTTCAAGGTATTGGCTACAATAATAAAAGCACTGGAAATAGATgcgttctttttttccatATGAGTTTCATTAAGTGCATAAACATTTTGAAATCGTTGGTAATTCTTTAAGAAGTGATTCCCTTCGTTAATTTCGAATAGATGTATTGGGATTTGAAAACCAAAAATGGATAAAGTTTTATCAGCTTTATCATGTAAAAGGACTGTGTTCTTCATGCTTTCTTTTAGACAACGGCTAATGAATATTAccttgaaatttataaatcttCGATTATTTTCCGGAGAAATATTGTATGTTTgtgtaatattaattatataaactaATACTCACTGATACTTGCGATACACAATCCTTTCTCCTTGTAACGATAAAGCTATTTCTGTATCTGGATTCCACGTATATCATAAACGTTATAAGGCAAATCTTGAACAGAGTACTTTTTAGTATCATTTTGGATACACGTTACAAAATTGACTGACATGTGCATAAAAAGCACCCGTTGACAATACCGTCTAATCGAAGTGTATTTTACCATTACAACCTAACGTTCTAAGAAATTTGCTTATACTACGACCTTGGTTATATAGGTATGACAATCGATAGACGTTTGCGtattttttgttgttattcCAAATTtggctattttaaatattttatcgtTTCCACCATTACTATGAACACAagagaaataatttattgtttcaataaaaaatttacaaaaagtaaaaagagggattcaaacattatatgaaataataattaactgaTTCCAACGGTTAT
The sequence above is drawn from the Nasonia vitripennis strain AsymCx chromosome 4, Nvit_psr_1.1, whole genome shotgun sequence genome and encodes:
- the LOC100677953 gene encoding interferon-inducible double-stranded RNA-dependent protein kinase activator A homolog B-like isoform X3, which gives rise to MAVEKNPVTILQEMEAKIGSAPIYELCPSELLTVPPIFTFKVSCNGLTAYGSGKSKKDAKQNAAQNMIEKMGQRNIVMKPAAAASARDNSIQELMKLCNKLQLEEPIYKELERTGPPHAPVYSTLCTVSKFQQDGTARTKRQSKQIAARKMIDQLKDTFSLASSPPDNGNKRIKRMVMDDNANTIDFSQVNAIDQASKLKINYQLKMENKRKELFKNLSSSSVTFTILLSNLQEMSDLIQECQLNCSSQKITKLKQMFQNVMDTAKIDFHHMLLQTADPATFMLIIQLNIVPDVIEMSIGKTREEAEWRTISKVVGSLKELLN
- the LOC100677953 gene encoding RISC-loading complex subunit tarbp2-like isoform X1, whose amino-acid sequence is MLFAFSCNAGEEGAYMTIYNSFWTFEICIFGYRLRLNTVTMAVEKNPVTILQEMEAKIGSAPIYELCPSELLTVPPIFTFKVSCNGLTAYGSGKSKKDAKQNAAQNMIEKMGQRNIVMKPAAAASARDNSIQELMKLCNKLQLEEPIYKELERTGPPHAPVYSTLCTVSKFQQDGTARTKRQSKQIAARKMIDQLKDTFSLASSPPDNGNKRIKRMVMDDNANTIDFSQVNAIDQASKLKINYQLKMENKRKELFKNLSSSSVTFTILLSNLQEMSDLIQECQLNCSSQKITKLKQMFQNVMDTAKIDFHHMLLQTADPATFMLIIQLNIVPDVIEMSIGKTREEAEWRTISKVVGSLKELLN
- the LOC100677953 gene encoding RISC-loading complex subunit tarbp2-like isoform X2, encoding MLTREGISIFGYRLRLNTVTMAVEKNPVTILQEMEAKIGSAPIYELCPSELLTVPPIFTFKVSCNGLTAYGSGKSKKDAKQNAAQNMIEKMGQRNIVMKPAAAASARDNSIQELMKLCNKLQLEEPIYKELERTGPPHAPVYSTLCTVSKFQQDGTARTKRQSKQIAARKMIDQLKDTFSLASSPPDNGNKRIKRMVMDDNANTIDFSQVNAIDQASKLKINYQLKMENKRKELFKNLSSSSVTFTILLSNLQEMSDLIQECQLNCSSQKITKLKQMFQNVMDTAKIDFHHMLLQTADPATFMLIIQLNIVPDVIEMSIGKTREEAEWRTISKVVGSLKELLN